One Gossypium hirsutum isolate 1008001.06 chromosome A08, Gossypium_hirsutum_v2.1, whole genome shotgun sequence genomic window, TCACAATTTGCACCAGCCCGATTTGTCAGATAGAAGCAATGATGGATACCCAAGGTAACCTCAAGTAATTGTCTCTTATGTTCTTCTATCTTCCAAAATAAAACAAGGGAACATGATCACTGATCCAAACTGAACAGTTAAAGTAGAAAGCCGTTGGAACACATATGAGTTGAATCTACTCTTGAAAGCAGCTGAAGCATGTAGATGATAttaaatattaacaacaaattcTGATACTAACATCTATTGGTAGCATTCCGCTGAATTTTTCTGATTTATTTGCCTGACTTTACATTTTCAATAATCTGTTTTTAAATGGAACTAACTTGTGGTATGTAGGAAGAAACTTATTTCCCCTTTCTAGCACTGTAGTGAACGAGCACTAGTAGGTTGTATTTGAATGTTTGTTTTCAAGCTCTGCGAATTATTATTTGCTCATTGGCTGTTTGTGTATTAATGATTCAGGAACGATGCTGCATCTGCAGGCAAAAACCCTAAACTACTCCAGCAAAGTTGGCCATACCCAAGTCATGCATTATCTCGTAAAAAGATCACAGGGGGAATTAACGGAGGTCTCATAAATGATGCTACCTTGAGATCTTTAGAATTTAAAAGAGACTTTCTCTTCCCATTTTCTCTCTTATTGCACAATACTAGACCTGTTGGTCGTCAGGTGGCGATCTAACTTGTATAACCTCACTCCTATTGAAGATATTTCAAATTACTCAATCACTTAATGCTTGAACTTTTATGTTTCAGGACTCCCTTCAGCTCCTGATTACTACGATGCTTTTAGCAGATCTCTCTGTTACCCTCCTTACTTTGCTTCAGTTCTATTGGATATCTCTTGGGATATTCCTTGCTGTCCTGCTTATTCTTCCTCTATCACTGCTTTCTCCATTCCCTGCTGGATTGAATGCCTTGTTCAGTAAAGAGCCTCGTAGAGCTTCGCTTGCCCGTATATATTCCCTTTGGAATGCTACATCTTTGTCAAATATTGTAAGTACCTCGAAACTGTAGGGTACTTTTTACCAAAGATAGTTATTCCAATTTAGACATCGGCATGAATCAGCTATAATGCTTTTGGGTTGCCTAGTACTTACTTTTTTGTTTTTGGGTGAAATATGGTTTAATGACACGGTAAACCAATGCATAGCGTTCTACTGACCAGCCTAATTCTTCATGCTTATAGTGCCATCACATAAATTCTTATAaatatgatattgtatatgaTGCACTTCACAATTTAGAGAGACATATTTCAGACGAGGTAGATATTTCTAGAAATCTATTGCAATAGCAATATAGAGAAGTGTAGAATTTTGCAATTTGAAGAATTCATAAAGTATTGAATCTGACATGTGAGAATGACACCAATAATTGATTTTGAGCTATAAACATCACACATAAATTTTCTTGCAGGCTGTCGCTTTCATTTGTGGCATTATTCATTATGGATTTTCCTCCTTCATGCCACCTGACAAGGAAAATACTTGGAATACTAGAAGGTGAGGATTTAATTGCTTATTAGCCTGATGGAGAGCTTATATAAATTTGAGGGTAGTTAAAAGATGCATTTGTCTTAATAGTTGGCGTTTATAATGTTACAAGTTATACTACTAGGTCAAGCTCCCCTCTATTATTTTTCTATCCATTATTTTTTATCAGTTACACAAGTCATGGGTTGTGGTCCTACACATATGAATAGAAAGTAAACGACTGGACCGAAAGCCATACTTCTATTTCACTCAGTGCTAGTATATCATCGGTAATTAAGAGAACTCTTCATCAGTTCCATTGGAGTAGTAAATTTCGTTTAGTTTTAATGGGTGTCAAGTTCGTAGAATTTGTTGATAGAATTAATTCTTGCATAAAAAGTGAGGTGTAGTGGAGCCGGGACATGAAGAATTGTTAGGTTTGGGGTTGATAAACTCTAAGATAATCATGCTATAATTGGTTCACATCGGAGACTTCCAGTTTTGCTATCCTAATCAATCTAGTTTcatatataagtttttttttttttttttaaactttatatgttTTGTGCCAAACAAGATGTGTTAAATAGCATTTGGAATTTGCAGCGAAGACAACAAATGGTGGCTTTTGCCAACCATCCTTCTGATATTCAAGTCAATACAAGCTCGATTTGTTGATTGGCACATTGCAAACCTAGAAGTCCAAGATTTCTCCCTCTTCTGTCCGGATCCAGATGCTTTTTGGGCTCATGAGCCTACTGCTTGAATTTAAAATGAAGACTGACTGCACTCCATCATCTTCTTCCATGGTTCTGGCTGTGATGCTTAGCTTTCCACTGTAAATTTTGTTCAAAGTTTGTAAAAAGCAACATCTGAGTATAggctttttctctcttttgcatTGTTGCTTCTGTGTGGGTATAgtttcagaaaagaaaaaaaaaaggaactttTCAGAGCTATGTGAATTAGTGAATAGATAATGTCttagttaattatttattagAAATTCCTAGTTCATTATTTTGCAGTACTTGCGATCTATCTTTCTAAAATAGCAGCACTGTCACAGGAGCAAGAATACGGTTCAATACTTGCAATCTATCATCCTAAAGTAGTTGGATTGCAAACAACGGAGCTGGAGaattatatttattgtttaaatttaGCCAGAGCAAAACTTAAATAGCAAATCAGAGTGGCGCAGCGGAAGCGTGGTGGGCCCATAACCCACAGGTCCCAGGAtcgaaacctggctctgataAACTTTAGAAATTTTGTTTTGTGAGCAATGGGTTTCAGagtttatataattatattgtttataGCTTCAcaaatttttactatattattttgtatcaaaaaatattattactatatgatttattggtataatgatttatttgatctttcaactttataaaaaatatcattatagtcttttatttaatttttcgtctcttttaacccttaaattaGTATTTTTTGTCAAAACACCTCCCGAAATGTATAGAAAGGTtacatcaacaattaattaattttttttaaaaaattcaaaaatataaaaattagttaaaaagcataacaaatatataaaagttatttaataataaaaattataataatattctatagtatttagaatttttgaaaaaatttagtTGCTGAAGTGGCATGCACATGGACGGTCACATTAGCAAAGTTGACAAAAgtcaacttttttatttatttcgggtgtgatttgagaaaagcactagtttaagggttgaaaaagacaaaaaaaataaatgaggggttaaaatgattctttttttaaagtttgagggcCGAATAAGACATTATgccttatttatttttgggtaaactatccGGTTGGTCATCAACTTTTAGGGTGTTTTCATTTGGATCACTTAAAAAGAAACCTTTGCAATTTCTTCACTTAACTTTTAGGGCACTTTTATTTTAGTCACGCATTTAGGCTGTGCATGCCATATCTTGTTTAcaatttcattttggtcacttaactttttaggttgctttcattttggtaactcaaaaaaaaattaaagtattgaTCAGGGTAAAAAAAACATtaagattaaattgcaaaaataataaaacaacgtCCAGTCAATACACACTACGTTCacttaactctttttttttaataatgaaattttaaattgttaaaatcaattaaataaatcatatgaATTTTTTGATCACTTTATAGTGTCAATAAATTTGTTaccataatattgaaattaattaatttaatgcttGGATGACTAAAATAAAAGTACCCTAAAAGTTAGATGACGaaattgtaaagttttttttttaccaaaataataacaacTTAAAAGTTTGGTGATTAATTGGTAATTTTGCTTAAACATAGTGGTTGGTATTACAACATtccttttgaaattttttaatttgtcaTATATGTTGGAGATTTTATCAAGCAGTATGCATATGGAAACAACATATTTAGAGCATAGAggtatgtttaaaaataacatttaataaaaaatgaaatgtatagttcgaaactaattaatataacaaatgaaatatgtaagattaaaacgaaaaaaaaaagattaaatggtaagtaaaacaaaatttaaacatttaaataaatacatcagattaagaatactaaatgaaGCCAATTATTTATCACAatgttgtcatcaatcttgagttggTGTCGAGTTAATTTATAACATCaacttaattaacaacattattaatattagAAACTCTTTCACACGCATAAGCATATAGAAACCACGTATTTAgaagacaaatttatttttaaaattagcatataataaataataaaatgtatggttTGTACAattgataaagaaaataaaatatatataataaaattaaaatatataaatatattataataaaattttggttgaatGGCGGATTCAAATTCGACAAAATTAAGAATATATGCCGATttcatcaaaagaaaattaaggaTATTGgccaaaattttgattatttaggGAAATAGGTTGTTGAATTGACAAAAATGCATATTGAGAAAAGCGTTTTTGATAAAAACACTTTCTAAAAAAAGTGCTTTCATTTGACATCCTTTAATTACGTAGTCAAGCATTACGATTTTCATCCTCAGATCTCAAGTTTGACTCCTATCTCAAATAcagttgttgttgttttttttttcatgtgtttcaagattttttttggttaacttttaatatttagttcttgttttgtaattaataaaaatgttgttttcaaattttttattttatttttagtttattattttaattaatgagcCGGAAGATTAGTTATTAGGCTTACTCcaataaatacttaaatttttttatttatataaaaataataaatacctaattatataataaaaatatatttgattatgtcaaagatatttttaattaataattcttttatttatataaacgaaataataaatatgtaattatataatgtaaatatattatatattcctcatgttaaaaatattttaattttggaagagaatcaactaattttatttatttattttttcacctAGACTATgagtataataaattttaatattataaaattaaataattattctaaatattattattatttttatatgtaaaatattttaacataataaaatatattaaatatatttttattatataattatataattattattttatttatataaataaaaaatattagttaaataaatgaattaagaataaaaatttaaaaattatatgtttattaattaaaaatataaaaaaagattaaaataatttgaaataaaaaataaaaatttacttagGAGAATAATTGAACTTTAAGACTCAAAGATAAAACCATAAATATTTTAGCATCTATAAAAGAAAAAGCATTTTGTAAAAAAAGCGTTTTTTTTCcctaactaataaaaaaattcaacccaTACCCCTAATTTTTATCTTGAAATATTGCTAATCTTGTCGTTCAAATCAgcctatttttttattgaatttttatttaatacatgtatTGTCTGTCGAATTGTTAAGACAATCTACTGtaattggaaaataaaatatgtatatataagtgaAGGCGGAGAACAGAAGGGTAAAATAGAAAACAAAGAAGTGAACAGAACATCAGTAAAAACCTAGTAGGATCCACCGCCACCAAAAGAAAGCGTCTGACCATGTTCCGGCAAGCGTCGAGCTTTCTCCGCACACGTACCTGCAAGATTCCAACTTCATTGAATCATGGAGCAAAGTTATACCCAAATTGGACCCTCCCAAGACTTCATCTGCTTTCTTCACCCCTTGCCCCGCAAAAGAGGTTTGCTTTTGatcttttttgtaaaaaaaaaggggttcgCTTAGATCTTCGTAGTGCGATTAATGGCTATGTATTTGGCGTCTGGGTTTTGGTTGAATTTagttttgattgatttatggtatattttaattatattgatCAATTACTTGAGTTATAACTTAAACTAATAATGGTCATTTACTTCCTATATTAGCAATCTTATAAGTATTTACCAATTATGCAATTTTTTTCAAACATTAATTCATTGTTTATCAATTTAAGTTCATTTCCTCTTTTACCGTATACCAATTTCTTTCTTATCGGACCAATATCCATGCTTTAGCAAAGTTATTATACTAATTCATAAGAAGTGAATCATGGTCTATCTTATCATATTAGTTATTTGTTGCAATGGCTATGACTTATGGCTTGGGAATGTCTATCTCTTCTTTGTTCTACCATATATCATTACAGTGCCTGCCAATTTATGAGCCACTtttgtatgtaatatatatacaatttggggtgtttgaataaaatttcaATGTGGGAGACatcatattaataaatttctgaCTTACGGTGCATCCATTTTATCAGGTCGACATGGTAATAGTTCCTGCAACAACTGGGCATATGGGTGTTTTGCCTAGGCATGTACCTACAATTCCTGAACTCAAACCTGATGTCTTGTCGGTGCATGAAGTGAAGGATGTAACAAAATATTTGCTCAGCAGTGCCACCAACTATGTTGCTGATATTATTACCGTGGAAGCAGTGCCACTCCACCGCATTGAGTCTGGCTGAGTTCACCCAAAAGCTTGGCTCAGCCACTACTGATATGGAGAAAGCTGAAGCCCAAATAGGCGTTGACGTTCACAGTGCACTCAACTCTGGTATTACAGGCTAATACTTCTGTACATAATCAAAGCAGCTCACTCCCCGTATTGCTTTCCGATTTGTGCATCAACTTTTTTATATGCCGACTTcatcaaaattgattaaaaaaatgatCCTATCCTCGTTTTATGCTTTCATACAATAGAAGAGGCTGGTCTGATGATCCCAAATAACAGGAACCAATCAGTTTATGAGGTTTGGTTTTGGGAAATAAGTAATGAAATGTTAGGTTACCTTGCCTGCTTTCATTATCATAATCACATCTCATCCTTGGTTTATAAAGAGTATATGTAATCTTATTTACACATAAATCTTAAACACGTAAGActataatgttattaaattatacagGAAGAAAAATGAAGGTAAACGAGAACATATTACAAGGGGAATTGTATGCAGGCCTCCGAAATTCAGTGtgttaaaagaaaaggaaaagggaaaCACATACCAGCAATTTCCACCCGAAGCTTCCCAACAGAGGTATATAAGCCTTATTTGCAAAAGGTCCATGACAGCTGAGCTTTGTTTCCAAACAAGACTGTATATAAATAATTGGAATCTGTGAGAAAAGACAAAGCCCCAGACAAACAATTTGGTCACCAGAGACATGCTTGAAGCGGCTTTGTCATAATTTTGAGAGTTGTCTCCATGGGGATACCCCATCAAACGCCTGCTCCAACACATCTTCCATTCGCTTGGCCAGCAGAATCTGGTGAGGGAAAATGGTCAATTGTTTCTCAGTTGCCTTGTTTATATGTTTGAGACAAAAAATCTGATCAAATGGTAAAAGTGTTATCACTAATGCAAGCACTCAAATCATTCTTAGCTGTCATCCAGATTCTAGTTCGAAAAAAAATGCCTGAATCCCCCAGTAATTGCCAAAACTTATGGGCAAACAGAACCAAATTCAAACTGCATGTTAAGATGCTGACTGAAAATACAGAAGTGCAGAGATATTAGAGTAATGTTTGCTTCAAATACGTGGGAAAAAATACCTCTAGGTTGGAAAGCACAGACGCAGGTACTTCAACTAAGTCCTTTAGATTTCTCTCTGGTAGAATAACTCTCTTGATACCATGACGGTGTGCTGCTAGTATCTGCACAATTGATATTCGGGGAAAAAATGTTGAAAATAATGGGAAATAAAAGCAGTTTCAGTCAATCTTTTTGTTATTGCATATTCTTTGACTAGAAAAGATTTTGATCAAACATAAGCAAATATTATTATCGATGATGAACATATTATTCTCTTGCAATATATACATACAATAGCTCATGAAATGAAACACACCTTATCCTTAATACCACCGACAGGTAACACAAGACCTCTCAGTGTCATTTCTCCAGTCATTGCGGTATCTGCTCTTACACATTTCTGACTAAACAAAGAAACCAGTGCCGTTACAAGCGTCACACCGGCTGATGGCCCATCCTTTGGTACAGCCCCAGCTGGAAAATGTATATGAATATCTCTACCCTGCAGCACATTTTTTTCCTCTGCAGGTGCCAACTTAAGATCTGCTGCCCTGGCTCTCACCTGAAAAATAGGAAACACTTCAAAATAAAACCCTTAAAAGAATACAGAGATATATTTGAGTTTGACAATTATACCAAGAAAGGTGCAATGGCAACCACAcaagaaataaaagcataattaACAACAAAGAAGCAGAACTGACGATAGTAATATCAACGAGCAACTTATATATGACATCTGTTTACAGAATCAACAAAAGTAGACAGGAAGTGCTCTATTGCAACTTTTAGATCATTCAGGAGGTGTTGAAGGATTAGGTAgtaatttttagaaaacatgGATGATCCTGATCCAATAAATAATATACCCACACCAGCTGCAGTTTACGTAGCAACTTTTAAATCACCAGCAGCATTCATGGTGATGAATTTTGAATCAGACAAAATGTAGAAAATGTGATCCAAGAACGCATACCCATGTCAATGCTATTTTAGCAGATTCTTTAATAACATCACCAAGTTGCCCAGTAAGATGTAATTCACCATTTCCAATCATTGCTGTAGCCTCCACAAACTGAACCTCTCCTCCGAAATTGGTCCAAACAAGCCCAACAGATACTCCGGGAGTGGCAACACGATCTGCAGCTTCTCGGTCATCAAACCTAGGAGGCTGCATTAGAGAGTACAAGCACCTTATTTGTGTTAAGAAAGAATGTGAACTCAACCTACTGTCAGCATAAACTTACTCAAGCCTATGGACCACATCATACATGCAGAGTTTATGCCTAAAGTAACGGGAAAAGAAAAACTGaaacccaaaaatatttttttcaccacATTTAAATGGACCCAATTCTAAAGGTTTTAAAAAGTGAATATCCAGATAAAAGAAAAGAGCTTGTGAGGAATTATTACCCCCAATATTTTTTCCAGCATAGCCTCATCAACAACTAAACGTGAGGAAATTTTGAATGCAGTTGATATCTCATTATTATTCACACCCATTGGAAGGACTTCCATTTCCATCTCAGCTCCCTCAGCAAGCCTGTTATCCAGCAGAGGAGAAGCTAGCTTATGAACATCTTTGCTAACTGAGACAGCCTGGTCTTGCTCAGCAACTCTTACAGCAGCAGCGCGAGCCAAAGCAGCCAAGTTCCTCTCGAGATTCCGGACACCAGCTTCCCTGGTGTACCTCTGTATAACAAGTTTAACCATGGCCTACCACAATAAAAGGCATTAAGATAAGATTACTCAATATAACTTGGAGGAACTGGAAtgcaaagaaataaataaaatgtgctGTACAATACAATATAACTCAATGCTTATATTAGCTTATTTTATCTTGATCTTACTGACATCTTCATCTAAATTCTAAGCAGAAGAGTTGAAGAAATAGATGCCTCTATGttctattaaattttgaaaacgaAAGAGCTCAGACATCTTCCACGGATATAATCAACAAATATTACAAGGTAACCTTAGCCTTCAAAATGAGATGGAAAAGACCTTCATACTTGATATTAGTCCTAAATCCTAATAATCATTTATTCAACTGAGATAATAGGGAAGCAAAGACCAGCTGACAGGTTTCTAAAAATTATCTCCATGCTCAAGGGTAGTCATAACAACAGGTGTTAATGAACTTAAGACACCCAATATTATCAAGTATGGAAGCACACGCCTCAAAAAGAGAAGATTGAATTGTGATAAATACCTCCGGAATTTGAAGGTACTCAGAATTCAATCCATGCTGATCCAAAACTCGTGGAATCAAATGTTGCATGGCTATTCTTAGCTTTTCTTCAGCGGTATATCCAGGCAGCTCAATGACTTCCATCCTGTCCAAGAGTGGAGGAGGAATAGGCTGCACCCTATTTGCAGTAGCCACAAAAATCACCTTTGAAAGGTCATATGGCACATTTAAATAGCTATTCAACCTCAGTTAAAGACAACGAATGACCAACTCACACATGAAATGGGTTTAGTGATGGAGACGCAAATACCCACGTGGAATCAATAACAATgtcatatatacaattcaaaaaagGGTCAAAGAATAAATGTTAAATGAAGTCCTCAAGTTAAACAGCAACGCAATTTTTCAAGGATTTACTAATAAAGATCAATAAAGTTACTGCTGGTTTACCCAAGCCAAAGTTCACCATGTTAATCTAGACATAGAAGAAAGTAGGATACTGATCGTTGAAAGATTTATTCTGCTCCGGATCAAGAACCTCCAGTAGAGCTGAAGCTGGATCACCACGCACATCAGAACCTGTCTTGTCAATCTCGTCCAATAGCATGACTGGGTTGCAAACACCTACTCTCTAGAAGCCAAATAAAATCAGGATGGTAAGACCAATAACCATTGGCATATAATATAAATCCAATAAGGATATTGAGAATCTTAATTCACGGGGGATTCAGTTCTCCAAGCTTCAGATTGTCAGCCTATGATAAATTTCATATGGCATCATACAAACTTAAATCATCATTTACTTCTAACTGGTTTTGTCTGATTCTCAAACTAATTGATGAGGCAAAAAGAACCATAATGCCCTACATATATTAATGCAGTAATGCACAGGATCACAATACAAACAGTAAGGCATAGAAAACTGCTGTGGAGCACACTCATACAATGACTTGGTAGAAGATAAAAGCTGAATACATCAACTTCTAGCATATTTAAGAGTGGAAATTAACCCCCGATCAAAATCAAAACAGGTTATGCTGTTAAAGAGGCAATACAGTCTAATAAATCATTCAGCGAGAAAGTAGAACAAGAACATTTCTCAAAGAATGGTTAAATTGCTAATGGTGTTCCACTGAAACAAATGTAGACCTATAATAATGGATATTCTTAGTCAGCTCACAGTTGGGGAAAACAGCACTGCAAGACCTGTATGCAATAGAGCAGAACATAAAGTCTAGAATCACATTATAATACAAGAAACCCATTTTACCTTTAACCCATCAATAAGACGCCCAGGCATACTTCCAATATATGTTCTCCTATGCCCTCGGATATCAGCCTCATCCTTGACACCACCCAAAGATATGCGCACAAATTTTCTTCCCAAAGCAGCAGCGATCGATGATGCTAATGATGTTTTCCCAACACCTGGTGGGCCAACAAAGCACAGAACTGGACCCCTTGCATCTGGCTTAAGCTGATTGCAATAGTTCAaaccaaatgaatatatataaaattaaaaggtatcaaagcaacaataaataATTGGTCAACCTTCCGAACAGCCAGATATTCGATTATCCGTTGCTTGACCTTGGCTAAACCGTAATGGTCACAGTCCAGACGGTCTTTTGCTGCCTTCAGGTCCAATTCCTGTTCTTCACTGGCCTTTTGCCAAGGCAGATCAGCAAGAAGCTCCAAGTAGACACGTGAACTATTGTATCCAGGTTGTTGCGGTTGCATTTTCTTAAGCCTCCTGAAATGAGAATAATAGACAACCTTGTTAAACATCATATCCAATTAAAATAGAATATAACAACTTTGGATCACAAAACGAGTTTCACAAAATTTGCCACTTATACTGTTCTTGCATATTATTATACCTCAACTCCCTCTGTGCATGCTTCCAGATATTTGAAGGCATCCCCGCACTCTGCATCTTTCTTTCCAAGGCAGCCAAATCATCCTCATCATCATCATTGTCTCCAAGCTCCTCTTTTATGGCCCTCATCTAGAATATATTTCAAAAGTCAAATGCTTAGGCAGGTAAAACTTAGAAAACGTGAAATGTACATGCAAAAAACCAAGAAAAGGTTTTTCCAGCAGCAAAGATAGCTCCAAACATGAGACACGAGAAACCCCCAAAAAACTATCTTTACAGGTGGACCATCTCCACCCCTACTGATGCTATACAAACGGCTGGAAAATAACAAACCATAGGTTACTAATTAGTCTGTTCCTGCAAAAAACCTGTAGCACCCTCTACTTTCCACTCCCTAAAAACTTCCAGCTGTTGAAGAAAGCTAACCTGTTGTCGCAAAAGAAACTCCTTCTGTGATTTTGACAATTGCCCTTCAACCTTTTGTGTAATCTTCTCTGCTACACGTATTGACTGCAAATGTAATACATTAACTGGATAAAGTCCAAAAGAAGAATTAAACTGACAATGTTAACCATAAGTAAATAGCTCACCTGTAGATGCCTGTCAACTAACTCAGTAGCTTTTGAAAGCCTTACTTTAGGATCAACAGAATCCAACATAGAGAGCTGCTCTTCAAGACTCATCTCAAAGCTAGCAACAAATATATCAGCCAATTTGTGAAGAGGAAGTGTCTCCAAAAGAACTTTTATCCTTCCACCAGTTTTTTGTTTCTGACAGCAGGCACAAAGACATGAATTGTCACTAGAATGATAACACAAGAACATAGCCAAGTTTGCAATCAACAAGAGAACTAACAATCTTTATTTGATTCGTGACATAGGTCAGAGACACTGATAAGTAAAAGAACAGGTTAAATATTTTACCTGCTCAAGAACAGAAATAAGCTCCATAGCAGTTGCTTTGAATTGTCGAGACAATGTTACAAAATCTGGATCTTGTTCCACTTGCTCCATCTCTAAGCACAATTAAAAGGTTGAATAAACTTACAAACATGAACAGGATACTAAACAGTGTTACAATTCTAATGTTCTCAAAAGGAACACTTGCATCTAAAAAGCAGGATATTCTCTCTCTTGATAAAATAAATGCATCCAGAGTTAATTCTAGCCAAAGACCATAGGACATAATCTTTCTGGTActagagattgaaaaagagactAGTGATACCaacttattatattttttattttgaaacagAAAGAACACTATGCACTCATATTGTTAGTGATTGTGCTTACAGAAGAAAGAATGTTATGCCAACTTACCAGCCTTAGTCATCTCAAGTGAAGATATCTTTGCAGTGCAGTAAGGTCCTCGTGTGCTAAGTTCGTCTACATTGAATCTGCATAAACCTTCAAGGACCACAATGTACGTGACCCTCCCACTCGGTTTCTCCACTCCTCTTGACAGATGCAAAGCACGTGCAGCCACACCCCTGGGATATCAAAATCAAACGTAAGTACCATAAGTATAGCCTTATCTCACTAGAAGAAGAAAAGAGTAAAGGTCAAGGTCTTGAATATTGacataagaaaaaaagaaataggcTTAATGAAACAATATCTGAAAGCACAAAACAGTTGTAGATAATTGATTGAAAGTACCTTTTATGCCAATGAATAACTTCAGGGTGGCTTTTCCCATCAACCTTGTGACTATCTGATGTGCTAATCTGAACTTTTGAGCTCCGCTCTCCAGATTCACTTCCTACACCTGAAAAATGGTTTAAAACCTCttactaaaaaaaactttaagcATTCGTCTTGGTAGCAAAACAAGTCCACAAATAACAACCTTGAGATAACACAGAATCCATTGAAGTCATCTCAGCAGCATCTCGAACTGGAAGAATCCCAATTAATCCTTTCTCTTCTCGCTGCCATAGCTCTTGCTCCACCAATTTCACACTGCAATGGTCACAATAACAAATAACGAACCAATCCCGTGATTCTACCAGCTCCATTGCTATTATTCAGCTAAAATAAACAGAACATTACATAACTCAAGTACAATTTAGGAAATAGCT contains:
- the LOC107920092 gene encoding lon protease homolog 2, peroxisomal, whose protein sequence is MAESVELPGRLAILPFRNKVLLPGAFIRIRCTSHSSVKLVEQELWQREEKGLIGILPVRDAAEMTSMDSVLSQGVGSESGERSSKVQISTSDSHKVDGKSHPEVIHWHKRGVAARALHLSRGVEKPSGRVTYIVVLEGLCRFNVDELSTRGPYCTAKISSLEMTKAEMEQVEQDPDFVTLSRQFKATAMELISVLEQKQKTGGRIKVLLETLPLHKLADIFVASFEMSLEEQLSMLDSVDPKVRLSKATELVDRHLQSIRVAEKITQKVEGQLSKSQKEFLLRQQMRAIKEELGDNDDDEDDLAALERKMQSAGMPSNIWKHAQRELRRLKKMQPQQPGYNSSRVYLELLADLPWQKASEEQELDLKAAKDRLDCDHYGLAKVKQRIIEYLAVRKLKPDARGPVLCFVGPPGVGKTSLASSIAAALGRKFVRISLGGVKDEADIRGHRRTYIGSMPGRLIDGLKRVGVCNPVMLLDEIDKTGSDVRGDPASALLEVLDPEQNKSFNDHYLNVPYDLSKVIFVATANRVQPIPPPLLDRMEVIELPGYTAEEKLRIAMQHLIPRVLDQHGLNSEYLQIPEAMVKLVIQRYTREAGVRNLERNLAALARAAAVRVAEQDQAVSVSKDVHKLASPLLDNRLAEGAEMEMEVLPMGVNNNEISTAFKISSRLVVDEAMLEKILGPPRFDDREAADRVATPGVSVGLVWTNFGGEVQFVEATAMIGNGELHLTGQLGDVIKESAKIALTWVRARAADLKLAPAEEKNVLQGRDIHIHFPAGAVPKDGPSAGVTLVTALVSLFSQKCVRADTAMTGEMTLRGLVLPVGGIKDKILAAHRHGIKRVILPERNLKDLVEVPASVLSNLEILLAKRMEDVLEQAFDGVSPWRQLSKL